The Papaver somniferum cultivar HN1 unplaced genomic scaffold, ASM357369v1 unplaced-scaffold_107, whole genome shotgun sequence genome includes a region encoding these proteins:
- the LOC113327857 gene encoding aspartic proteinase CDR1-like: MGTSENALIVLTIFHVSLLLSTVIAVNPTGLTMKIFHRDSKNSPLYPGDHLTQEERLYRLIQQSKARAHYLGSKKMLNKTNSINPDVARLPLAYQEASFYIALVGIGTFDGLAQPFKNYYLLVDSGSDLIWTQCQGAVSYFHQEDPLYPAADSRSYQPLRCNDRHPFCDPSNCDDEGICHYEEEYLTSSVTSGVLAKEKFTVNSDNDGLQSFDIIMGCGTRQENFGPVIGSGFRSQKPDVIAGILGMDGGPRSFINQLGPAAGGRFEYCLQPYTAGVATSTYLRFGSDVRLGAGEGQQQVYSSTPLFSQPDDPGAYFLHLEGISIGRNRLPFRRSDFKYNEDTNRGGCIIDSGSPITLMHGPIFDRVAESVDAYFRDLDIHRIGEPRGYFDLCFSPKPKKDKDYPSMTFHFQDADFVMDKSDTVFSIGGNDFCLGIVSLDSDYDVLFGAMQQARKRILHDLMRGTLSFAAEECQLAS; encoded by the coding sequence ATGGGTACATCAGAAAATGCCCTAATTGTTCTAACAATTTTTCATGTCTCTTTACTGCTAAGCACAGTGATTGCAGTTAATCCAACTGGGTTAACTATGAAGATCTTTCATAGAGACTCCAAAAACTCACCTCTATACCCAGGCGACCAtttaacacaagaagaaagattgTATAGACTCATCCAACAATCGAAAGCTCGTGCACATTATCTTGGATCAAAAAAGATGTTGAATAAAACAAACTCGATAAATCCGGATGTTGCACGTCTACCACTGGCTTACCAAGAGGCATCATTTTATATTGCATTGGTAGGAATAGGTACTTTTGATGGCTTAGCACAACcttttaaaaattattatttactGGTTGATTCTGGCAGCGATCTTATATGGACTCAATGCCAAGGTGCTGTTTCTTATTTTCATCAAGAAGATCCCTTATATCCCGCTGCAGATTCAAGGTCATACCAACCTCTTCGTTGTAACGATCGCCACCCTTTTTGCGACCCAAGTAATTGTGATGATGAAGGCATATGTCATTATGAGGAAGAGTACTTAACCAGTTCAGTTACATCAGGTGTTTTGGCAAAAGAAAAATTTACTGTAAATTCAGATAACGATGGCCTTCAATCTTTTGATATTATCATGGGTTGTGGCACTAGACAAGAGAATTTCGGACCAGTTATTGGTAGTGGTTTTAGAAGCCAGAAACCTGATGTTATTGCAGGAATACTGGGTATGGATGGTGGACCCAGATCTTTTATTAATCAATTAGGTCCTGCCGCAGGAGGTAGATTTGAGTACTGCCTGCAGCCATATACTGCTGGTGTGGCTACAAGCACCTACTTAAGATTTGGTTCAGACGTGAGACTTGGAGCGGGTGAAGGTCAACAACAAGTATATTCATCAACTCCCTTATTTTCACAACCGGATGACCCAGGTGCGTATTTCTTGCATCTAGAAGGCATCAGTATAGGTCGTAATAGACTCCCATTTCGAAGATCTGATTTCAAGTATAACGAGGATACGAATAGAGGCGGTTGTATCATAGATTCAGGGAGTCCAATAACCTTAATGCACGGACCTATATTTGATAGAGTTGCAGAAAGTGTAGATGCATATTTTCGAGATTTAGATATTCATCGTATTGGAGAACCTCGTGGTTATTTTGATCTTTGTTTTTCTCCAAAACCCAAGAAAGATAAAGACTATCCGTCGATGACATTTCACTTTCAAGATGCCGACTTTGTAATGGACAAATCGGATACTGTTTTTTCTATCGGTGGTAATGATTTTTGTTTAGGAATTGTATCGTTGGATAGTGATTATGATGTCCTGTTTGGAGCAATGCAACAAGCTCGCAAAAGGATTTTACATGATCTTATGAGGGGGACACTCTCATTTGCTGCAGAGGAATGCCAATTGGCTTCATAA
- the LOC113327775 gene encoding E3 ubiquitin-protein ligase AIP2-like: protein MDDKMQELPCKHLFHPPCLMPWLDKRNSCPVCRHELPTDNEAYERWKESEKEVEIARRDAANSVICGQPSVFST, encoded by the exons ATGGATGACAAGATGCAGGAATTGCCCTGCAAGCACTTGTTTCACCCTCCCTGTTTGATGCCGTGGCTG GACAAACGTAACTCATGCCCGGTTTGCAGACATGAACTTCCTACGGATAATGAAGCGTATGAGAGAtggaaagagagtgagaaagaggtTGAAATAGCGAGAAGAGATGCTGCAAATTCT GTTATATGTGGACAACCTTCCGTCTTTTCCACGTAG